In Syntrophorhabdaceae bacterium, one DNA window encodes the following:
- a CDS encoding DoxX family protein, which yields MFRKFIYATGATWFLLPVRLSVGATFIAHGAQKLFGAFGGKGLVGTAAGFANMGINPSAFWAALAGCGEFFGGLLVLIGLGTRLGAFSICIVMIVAVLKVQWGFFFYPKGIEYSFSLLAGAFALLIAGAGPFSVDWGISKRIARSSERNKTSR from the coding sequence ATGTTCAGGAAATTCATTTATGCCACTGGCGCAACATGGTTTCTATTGCCTGTGAGACTCTCTGTTGGCGCCACATTCATCGCACATGGCGCGCAGAAGCTCTTTGGTGCATTCGGAGGTAAAGGTCTCGTGGGAACCGCTGCGGGCTTTGCTAACATGGGGATCAATCCCAGTGCGTTCTGGGCAGCTTTAGCGGGATGCGGGGAATTTTTTGGCGGTCTGCTCGTGCTCATCGGTTTGGGAACGAGGCTCGGTGCGTTCTCCATCTGTATTGTCATGATCGTTGCCGTACTCAAAGTCCAGTGGGGGTTTTTCTTTTACCCCAAAGGCATCGAGTATTCTTTCTCGCTGCTCGCCGGCGCCTTCGCATTGCTCATCGCCGGAGCTGGTCCGTTCTCCGTGGATTGGGGGATCTCCAAGAGGATTGCACGTTCATCTGAGCGAAACAAGACCTCGCGTTGA
- the xseB gene encoding exodeoxyribonuclease VII small subunit: MIRACMRFEDGLKKLEDIVKTLDEGKIPLDEALTLFKEGLVLTKELSKRLDEVEKKVEILIKKEDGSMEKKPFTEEDT, encoded by the coding sequence ATAATAAGAGCTTGCATGAGATTCGAAGACGGGCTCAAGAAACTCGAAGATATTGTAAAGACGCTCGATGAAGGAAAAATCCCGCTCGACGAAGCACTCACCCTCTTTAAGGAAGGCCTAGTACTCACCAAGGAACTTTCAAAACGCCTGGACGAGGTAGAAAAGAAGGTGGAGATCCTCATAAAAAAAGAAGACGGCTCCATGGAAAAGAAACCATTCACCGAGGAAGACACATAG
- the gmk gene encoding guanylate kinase, with protein sequence MLSDKSSDSDRLVVAHREMDGEVRKGRLIVVSGPSGVGKSTLIEEFLKQDGQSGFSVSYTTRQKRRQEVNGREYHFVDRQKFDEMVGGDRFLEWESVHGNMYGTPKQEILNTLHGGKDIILDIDVKGALNVKKQCSNACLIFIEPPSAEDLVRRLTFRGEKDIELRMKRVKEEIAQKASFEYTIMNDDLKRAYDTFKDTIRIIRSKGNGKNNC encoded by the coding sequence ATGTTGAGTGATAAGTCGTCGGATAGCGACAGATTAGTGGTAGCTCACCGGGAAATGGATGGCGAAGTTCGCAAGGGCAGGCTTATTGTGGTGTCCGGTCCATCGGGAGTCGGCAAATCGACCCTTATTGAAGAATTCCTCAAACAAGACGGACAAAGCGGTTTCTCCGTTTCGTATACGACGAGGCAGAAAAGAAGGCAGGAGGTCAACGGCAGGGAGTACCATTTCGTTGACCGGCAAAAATTCGACGAGATGGTGGGCGGTGATAGATTCCTTGAGTGGGAGAGCGTTCACGGGAACATGTACGGCACACCCAAGCAAGAGATTCTCAATACGCTCCATGGAGGCAAGGATATCATCCTGGATATCGACGTCAAGGGGGCGTTGAACGTAAAAAAGCAGTGCTCAAACGCGTGCCTCATATTCATAGAACCACCGTCAGCCGAGGATCTGGTGAGGCGTCTCACCTTCCGCGGCGAAAAAGATATTGAGCTCCGGATGAAACGGGTAAAAGAAGAAATTGCACAAAAGGCCTCGTTCGAGTATACTATCATGAATGATGACCTCAAGAGGGCATATGACACGTTTAAGGATACCATCCGCATAATAAGGAGTAAAGGCAATGGCAAGAATAACTGTTGA
- a CDS encoding YicC/YloC family endoribonuclease — protein sequence MLKSMTGFARIEKEHLEGKLSGEVRSLNSRYLELNIKLPKIDYYYEQKLREFVKKRVKRGKVDIVIKWEKSGDQTNMPRINEGMVRQYTTAAKALKKTFGLKGSLTVDNVFALKDVFVFEENNGIAEDLLIDCIEGLMTGLASEREKEGRLIKDDLLARIASILSGLSEIEQRWPLAIKAHEDKLKEKVMEATRGTSGIDEVRILQEIAMYMDRLDISEEIVRMKGHIGNFQDTIDSHESIGRKLDFIIQEMVRETNTIGSKSNDLYINERVIQIKVEIEKMREQVQNVE from the coding sequence ATGCTAAAAAGCATGACAGGCTTTGCGCGGATCGAAAAAGAGCATCTCGAAGGAAAACTGAGCGGTGAGGTGAGGTCGCTTAACAGCCGTTACCTTGAGTTGAACATCAAACTGCCCAAGATCGATTACTACTACGAACAGAAACTCCGGGAATTCGTAAAAAAACGTGTCAAACGGGGTAAGGTCGATATTGTGATTAAATGGGAAAAATCGGGCGATCAGACCAATATGCCCAGGATAAACGAGGGCATGGTGAGGCAATATACCACGGCAGCCAAGGCCCTCAAGAAGACCTTTGGGCTCAAGGGCAGTCTCACCGTTGACAACGTCTTCGCCTTGAAGGACGTCTTTGTCTTCGAAGAGAACAATGGCATTGCCGAAGATCTCCTGATCGATTGTATCGAAGGGCTCATGACGGGACTCGCAAGCGAGCGAGAAAAAGAAGGACGGCTCATCAAAGACGACCTCCTCGCCAGGATCGCCTCGATCCTGTCCGGCCTCTCCGAAATAGAACAACGCTGGCCTTTAGCCATAAAAGCCCACGAAGACAAACTCAAGGAAAAGGTCATGGAGGCAACCCGTGGGACCTCCGGTATCGATGAAGTGAGGATCCTGCAGGAGATTGCCATGTACATGGATCGGCTTGATATATCGGAAGAGATTGTACGCATGAAGGGCCATATAGGCAATTTTCAAGACACCATTGATTCTCATGAGTCCATCGGCAGAAAGCTCGATTTCATCATCCAGGAGATGGTCCGGGAAACCAATACCATTGGGAGCAAATCAAACGATCTGTATATCAACGAACGGGTCATACAGATAAAAGTCGAGATTGAAAAGATGAGGGAACAGGTCCAGAATGTTGAGTGA
- a CDS encoding tannase/feruloyl esterase family alpha/beta hydrolase, with protein MKATKLAIGFFAVLGLLLTVSALKAAPVPVINCADITGKAFTDLEGNGVTITSAAVITASGVQVCEVKGTILPAINFDLRIPTTTWNERFMMTGSGGTAGSIGVSAMGTYLQKGFAGVATDTGHVTTPPGESWAMPENALTNQKIMDYGYRANHEVANISKKIMASYYGYGPKYSYFSGCSNGGREGLVEAQRYPEDFDGILAGDGPSMFPGRMMGFIWNYNVWGSKVPTSKLCLQSSYVYAKCDALDGLKDGIIENPLACQFDPMTELPACPNDVDAPNCWTTDQRTAIKAIYDGPRTSDGKKIVLGDYNFVLPGIPLGSEVCTDPSKSSTSGWMIYIGSSAGIYGNVLAYMVFRDTSFNAANFNFDTDPAAVMARPEIGWMNAYNPDLSGMKARGHKLLQYESFGAYSPAYLYEYYKTVLGVMHGHYGIDDFYRAYLVPGASHCGGGVGCNPTDWFTPLQNWVENGVAPDSIPGSRNALAYGPAMTRPVCLYPQVARYTGTGDTTNAANFYCSEDFKVRVEPEVINIRSRGDFTVLVTLPYGYSTRHWHLKDVTCQGAVAERIMPIGHRTFIAKFDKRDIQGASPGKATLTVKGTFYSKERESLFEGTDTVKIVSVK; from the coding sequence ATGAAAGCAACGAAATTGGCAATAGGTTTTTTTGCGGTCCTGGGGCTATTACTAACGGTAAGCGCGCTCAAGGCGGCGCCAGTGCCGGTCATCAACTGTGCGGATATCACGGGCAAGGCTTTCACGGACCTCGAGGGCAATGGCGTCACCATCACATCAGCCGCTGTCATCACGGCGTCAGGTGTACAAGTCTGCGAGGTCAAGGGCACTATACTTCCGGCGATCAATTTTGATTTGAGGATTCCGACCACTACCTGGAACGAGCGATTCATGATGACGGGATCGGGAGGCACTGCAGGTTCCATTGGCGTAAGCGCGATGGGCACTTATCTTCAGAAGGGTTTTGCAGGTGTGGCCACGGATACCGGCCACGTCACCACGCCACCCGGGGAATCCTGGGCCATGCCGGAAAACGCGCTCACCAATCAGAAGATTATGGATTATGGCTATCGGGCCAATCATGAGGTGGCGAACATCTCCAAGAAGATCATGGCCTCCTATTACGGATACGGGCCAAAATACTCGTATTTCTCAGGCTGCTCTAACGGTGGCCGTGAAGGTCTCGTAGAGGCTCAGCGATACCCCGAAGACTTTGACGGGATCCTTGCCGGAGACGGCCCCAGCATGTTCCCCGGAAGGATGATGGGGTTCATCTGGAACTATAATGTGTGGGGTTCGAAGGTGCCGACGAGCAAGCTCTGCCTTCAGTCCAGTTATGTCTATGCGAAATGCGATGCGCTGGACGGGCTTAAGGACGGCATTATCGAGAACCCCCTTGCCTGTCAGTTCGACCCCATGACCGAGCTTCCCGCCTGCCCGAACGACGTGGATGCTCCCAATTGTTGGACCACGGATCAGAGGACAGCGATCAAGGCCATCTACGACGGTCCGAGGACATCCGACGGAAAGAAAATAGTCCTGGGCGATTATAACTTCGTGCTCCCCGGCATCCCCCTGGGGTCTGAAGTCTGTACGGACCCGAGCAAATCCTCGACCAGCGGGTGGATGATCTATATCGGGTCGAGCGCCGGTATTTACGGCAATGTGCTTGCCTACATGGTCTTCAGGGACACATCATTCAATGCGGCGAACTTCAATTTTGATACTGATCCGGCAGCCGTCATGGCGAGACCGGAGATCGGATGGATGAACGCTTACAACCCTGATCTCTCGGGCATGAAGGCGCGCGGCCATAAGCTCCTCCAGTACGAGTCATTTGGGGCCTATTCACCGGCCTATTTGTACGAGTACTACAAGACTGTTCTCGGTGTCATGCACGGCCACTACGGGATCGACGATTTCTATAGGGCTTACCTGGTTCCCGGCGCGAGCCACTGCGGCGGAGGGGTCGGCTGCAATCCGACTGACTGGTTTACACCCCTTCAGAACTGGGTGGAGAACGGTGTCGCTCCGGACTCGATACCCGGCTCCCGTAACGCATTAGCTTACGGTCCGGCAATGACACGGCCGGTCTGCCTCTATCCTCAGGTTGCCAGATATACGGGCACGGGGGATACAACGAACGCCGCCAATTTCTATTGTTCAGAGGACTTCAAAGTGCGCGTGGAGCCCGAGGTAATCAATATCCGTAGCAGGGGTGACTTTACGGTTCTCGTCACACTCCCTTATGGCTACAGCACAAGGCACTGGCATCTCAAGGACGTGACCTGCCAGGGCGCAGTGGCAGAAAGAATTATGCCCATCGGACACAGAACGTTTATCGCAAAGTTCGACAAACGTGATATCCAGGGAGCCTCTCCCGGAAAAGCAACTCTCACGGTGAAAGGAACGTTCTACAGCAAAGAGCGTGAAAGCCTGTTCGAGGGAACAGATACGGTTAAGATCGTAAGCGTTAAGTAG
- the rpoZ gene encoding DNA-directed RNA polymerase subunit omega: protein MARITVEDCMELVENRFELVHLAARRSKQLVKGSTPLVKSSNREIVTALREIADKLVYFEKKEVLEDKELPYQLSTFTP from the coding sequence ATGGCAAGAATAACTGTTGAAGATTGCATGGAATTAGTAGAAAATCGATTTGAGCTTGTCCATTTGGCGGCGCGGAGATCAAAACAACTCGTCAAAGGGTCGACCCCGCTTGTCAAATCATCGAATAGAGAGATCGTCACCGCACTCAGGGAAATTGCCGATAAACTCGTCTATTTTGAAAAGAAAGAGGTGCTCGAAGACAAAGAGCTGCCGTATCAACTCTCCACATTCACACCCTAG
- a CDS encoding TlyA family RNA methyltransferase produces the protein MAKERVDIVLARRGLAPSREKARILVMAGEVYLGSERVTKPDMKVEESAPLTIGHNPLPYVSYGGIKLKKAIEAFGLDVRAKKAIDIGSSTGGFTDCLLMAGASFVYAIDAGTHQLHEKLRNDPRVLLRENCNARHLTFEDIGEKTDLITIDVSFISLTKILPAAIQFLKDGGRIISLVKPQFEVGRAEVGRGGIVRDMEKTTEAIERIKAFGKTLGLMPVAMVESPREKEKKNREYFILWELQKNLSR, from the coding sequence GTGGCTAAAGAAAGAGTAGATATCGTCCTTGCCCGAAGAGGTCTCGCGCCCTCTCGGGAAAAAGCGCGTATTCTCGTCATGGCCGGTGAAGTCTACCTGGGAAGCGAGCGCGTGACTAAGCCGGACATGAAGGTCGAAGAGAGTGCGCCCCTCACCATAGGGCATAACCCCCTTCCCTACGTAAGCTATGGGGGGATAAAGCTTAAGAAAGCCATAGAAGCCTTCGGGCTTGATGTAAGAGCGAAGAAAGCCATTGATATCGGGTCCTCCACCGGGGGTTTTACGGACTGCCTTCTCATGGCCGGCGCATCCTTTGTATACGCTATTGATGCGGGGACACATCAACTCCACGAAAAGTTACGCAATGATCCGCGGGTTCTGTTGAGAGAGAACTGCAACGCCCGACATCTCACCTTTGAGGACATAGGAGAAAAAACTGACCTTATTACCATCGACGTTTCCTTCATATCCCTTACCAAGATACTGCCGGCGGCAATACAGTTCCTCAAAGATGGCGGACGGATAATTTCGCTCGTGAAACCCCAGTTTGAAGTCGGCAGGGCAGAAGTGGGCCGGGGAGGCATCGTAAGAGACATGGAAAAGACCACGGAGGCCATCGAACGCATCAAGGCGTTTGGTAAGACACTCGGCCTCATGCCGGTGGCCATGGTGGAATCACCGCGAGAAAAGGAAAAGAAGAATCGGGAATATTTCATTTTATGGGAATTGCAAAAAAACCTGAGCCGGTAA
- a CDS encoding PP2C family protein-serine/threonine phosphatase, producing the protein MIHITWGTSEQIGWRSHMEDAHAVYQDAHRDFFAAEVYDGHGGRRAAEVASSMLTPHFMHAWASELEKPLAKRMRVCEILREAYLAVDAHLVEASEESGTTAAHFYVLGDEFLAANAGDTRVVIGTTDGVQVLTKDHRPGFPEEKDRIEGLGGQVISYGMPRVQGVLSVSRALGDAFLKPYVSGEPRIVEGYLGKENDYAVVACDGLWDVMSPEEVITVVRYTTDPVRAAQDLSQRALDQGSTDNITVIVLDLRRHAKGLKRAYMEIAGITDYGLNGKRGEIQGEDGVTETMREV; encoded by the coding sequence ATGATACACATCACGTGGGGAACGAGCGAGCAGATAGGGTGGCGAAGCCACATGGAAGACGCACACGCGGTTTATCAGGACGCGCACCGTGACTTCTTCGCGGCCGAGGTCTATGATGGGCACGGAGGGAGGCGGGCCGCCGAGGTCGCTTCCAGCATGCTGACCCCTCATTTTATGCACGCCTGGGCGAGCGAACTCGAAAAACCGCTCGCAAAGCGCATGAGGGTGTGCGAGATCCTTCGAGAGGCGTACCTTGCTGTTGACGCGCATCTTGTGGAGGCAAGCGAAGAAAGCGGCACCACGGCTGCTCATTTTTATGTGCTGGGAGACGAGTTTCTCGCTGCCAATGCAGGGGACACAAGGGTGGTCATAGGCACCACCGATGGCGTTCAGGTGCTCACGAAAGACCACAGGCCCGGGTTTCCGGAAGAGAAGGATCGGATAGAAGGGCTGGGAGGACAGGTCATATCCTACGGAATGCCTCGGGTTCAGGGCGTCCTGTCCGTGAGCCGGGCTCTAGGTGACGCGTTCCTCAAGCCATATGTAAGCGGTGAGCCGAGGATCGTCGAGGGATATCTCGGAAAGGAGAATGATTACGCGGTCGTGGCCTGTGATGGGCTGTGGGATGTCATGAGTCCCGAGGAAGTCATAACCGTGGTGAGGTACACGACTGATCCGGTGAGGGCAGCTCAGGATCTCTCTCAAAGGGCGCTTGATCAGGGAAGCACGGATAATATTACCGTCATTGTGCTTGATCTTAGGCGCCATGCCAAGGGGCTTAAAAGGGCATACATGGAAATCGCCGGGATCACGGACTATGGGCTGAACGGGAAACGAGGAGAGATTCAAGGAGAGGACGGCGTCACGGAAACCATGCGTGAAGTGTAA
- a CDS encoding bacteriohemerythrin, translated as MALLEWNEKLRVDIREIDEQHKRLVDLINRLHDAMKTGQGKAVLGGTLTELFDYTDYHFGTEEKYFRQYQYPSLVVHKSAHDLFRSRVAELKAKAVEIDSMVTIETMNFLKDWLYDHILGSDQKYAPFLKTKGLA; from the coding sequence ATGGCACTATTGGAGTGGAACGAAAAGTTACGTGTAGACATCCGGGAAATTGACGAGCAGCACAAAAGATTAGTCGATCTCATCAACAGGTTGCATGACGCTATGAAGACAGGACAGGGGAAAGCCGTTCTGGGCGGAACCCTGACGGAGCTTTTTGACTATACGGATTACCATTTCGGTACCGAAGAAAAGTACTTCCGTCAATACCAGTATCCTTCACTTGTTGTTCATAAGTCGGCCCATGACCTGTTTCGTTCTCGCGTGGCCGAGCTCAAAGCCAAGGCCGTGGAGATCGACTCTATGGTAACCATAGAGACCATGAACTTCTTGAAAGACTGGTTGTACGACCATATCCTCGGATCGGATCAAAAATACGCACCCTTTCTTAAAACAAAGGGTCTGGCTTAA
- the dxs gene encoding 1-deoxy-D-xylulose-5-phosphate synthase: protein MFLEKINSPEDLKAFSLSELTELAEEIRGLITGVISKTGGHLSSNLGVVELTIALHYVFDTPLDKIIWDVGHQSYTHKILTGRHEKFATIRQDGGLSGFPSRNESPYDIFDTGHASNSISVAVGLAEAKKKLRTNDKIIAVIGDGSLTGGMAFEALNHAGHLRSDIIVILNDNEMSISKNIGALSSYLNRIMTGEFVSTMREEIKKITKSMPSVYKTARHLEETIKGFFTPGMLFEELGFQYVGPVEGHNVVPLVETLRNVKRLQGPLLVHVITRKGKGYLHAEDDPEKFHGISTFELTTGNSIHNGHKTYTDVFGDTMVELANKDDKIVAITAAMGLGTGLDRFSTLFPERFYDIGIAEQHGVTFAAALALGGLRPFVAIYSTFLQRAYDQIIIDVCLQELPVVFAVDRSGLVGQDGPTHHGAFDLSYFRHIPNMVLMAPKDAGELKQMLYSAYLYNRPVAIRYPRGEAPGTPVAPFFKEIPLGTWEHLRHGQDVTIIACGNVVYPALAAAEELEKQGVSVGVINGRFVKPMDHAMLFETASKTKRILTVEENTLIGGFGSGIMELLSENGVLIPVRSMGIPDGFVMHGSQNALRHTLGLDRAGIEKAVTEWLKKE from the coding sequence ATGTTTCTTGAAAAAATCAATTCACCGGAAGATCTGAAGGCATTCTCCCTCTCAGAATTGACTGAACTGGCAGAAGAGATCAGAGGCTTAATAACCGGGGTCATTTCAAAAACCGGCGGCCACCTCTCTTCAAACCTCGGTGTGGTCGAACTCACCATAGCCCTCCACTACGTTTTTGATACACCTCTCGACAAGATTATCTGGGACGTGGGACACCAGTCTTACACGCATAAAATCCTGACGGGCAGGCACGAGAAGTTTGCCACCATACGTCAGGACGGGGGCTTAAGCGGATTTCCGTCAAGAAATGAAAGTCCTTACGATATCTTCGATACGGGACACGCGAGCAACTCCATATCCGTTGCCGTGGGGCTCGCCGAGGCCAAAAAGAAGCTGCGCACAAACGACAAGATCATCGCGGTTATTGGCGACGGGTCACTAACGGGGGGCATGGCATTCGAGGCGCTCAACCACGCGGGACATTTGCGAAGCGATATTATAGTGATCCTCAATGACAATGAGATGTCCATTTCAAAAAACATCGGCGCACTCTCCTCGTATCTCAACCGGATCATGACCGGCGAATTCGTGAGTACTATGCGGGAGGAGATCAAGAAGATCACAAAAAGTATGCCTTCGGTTTATAAAACGGCGCGCCATCTGGAAGAGACCATCAAGGGATTTTTCACACCAGGCATGCTCTTCGAAGAACTGGGATTTCAATACGTGGGCCCCGTGGAGGGTCATAACGTGGTTCCGCTGGTCGAAACGCTCCGTAACGTGAAACGCCTTCAAGGACCGCTCCTCGTTCATGTCATAACGAGAAAAGGAAAGGGTTACCTTCACGCGGAGGACGATCCGGAGAAATTTCACGGCATCTCAACCTTCGAATTGACAACGGGCAATTCGATACACAACGGCCACAAGACGTATACCGATGTGTTCGGCGATACTATGGTGGAGCTGGCGAACAAAGATGACAAAATCGTGGCCATTACGGCAGCTATGGGCCTCGGCACGGGTCTCGACAGATTTTCTACCCTGTTTCCCGAACGGTTCTATGATATAGGCATAGCCGAACAGCACGGAGTCACATTCGCCGCTGCTCTCGCCCTCGGAGGACTGAGGCCCTTCGTAGCCATTTATTCGACCTTTCTTCAGAGGGCGTACGATCAGATCATTATTGATGTCTGTCTTCAGGAGCTCCCCGTGGTCTTTGCTGTGGACCGAAGCGGCCTCGTGGGCCAGGACGGCCCCACACACCACGGCGCCTTTGACCTTTCTTATTTCCGACACATCCCCAACATGGTCCTCATGGCGCCCAAGGACGCGGGGGAATTGAAACAGATGCTCTATTCCGCCTACCTTTACAACCGGCCTGTAGCCATCCGATATCCCAGAGGCGAAGCACCCGGGACACCGGTTGCGCCCTTCTTCAAAGAGATCCCTCTCGGCACCTGGGAACACTTGAGACATGGACAGGATGTGACAATCATCGCCTGCGGCAACGTGGTCTACCCTGCGCTTGCCGCTGCAGAAGAGCTTGAGAAACAAGGTGTCTCCGTGGGTGTGATCAATGGCAGATTCGTGAAGCCCATGGACCACGCCATGCTTTTCGAGACCGCTTCAAAGACAAAGCGCATACTGACCGTGGAAGAGAATACCTTGATCGGCGGGTTCGGAAGCGGCATCATGGAGCTTCTCTCGGAGAATGGCGTACTCATACCGGTAAGATCCATGGGTATACCCGACGGTTTTGTCATGCACGGCAGCCAGAACGCGCTGCGACATACACTTGGTCTCGACAGGGCAGGCATCGAAAAGGCTGTCACAGAGTGGCTAAAGAAAGAGTAG
- a CDS encoding farnesyl diphosphate synthase, protein MDLSTYLHDKKIVVENTLKDICTTFVSTPGVLRDAMEYMLFSNGKKIRPILAIAACEAKGKSSDDFLPAFCALEMIHTYSLIHDDLPSIDNDDIRRGKPTCHKAFGDAIALMAGDALLTEAFRVLSDARYTERVSPKITKQIIFEIAQASGAEGMVGGQVMDILYDGKEGSKNILNYIHLHKTGALMRSAVRIGAIAGGAKAREFKNLTRYGECIGLAFQVMDDILDAEGDEEIVGKRLKKDNNKQTYIKHYGILASKYKLEQLVDEAVKSVSFLGEKALILKEIAEFVGNRVA, encoded by the coding sequence GTGGATCTCTCGACGTATCTCCATGATAAAAAAATTGTCGTAGAGAACACCCTCAAGGATATCTGCACGACCTTCGTCTCGACCCCCGGGGTCTTGCGAGACGCCATGGAGTATATGCTTTTTTCCAACGGTAAGAAGATCCGCCCCATTCTTGCCATTGCCGCGTGCGAAGCCAAGGGCAAGAGCTCTGATGATTTCCTGCCCGCCTTCTGCGCGCTCGAAATGATCCATACATATTCGCTCATCCATGATGACCTGCCGAGCATCGACAACGATGATATACGCCGGGGGAAGCCCACTTGCCATAAAGCATTCGGTGATGCCATCGCCCTCATGGCAGGCGATGCACTTCTTACCGAGGCCTTTCGGGTACTCTCCGATGCCCGCTACACCGAGCGGGTAAGCCCAAAGATAACCAAACAGATTATCTTCGAGATTGCCCAGGCTTCGGGCGCAGAGGGCATGGTGGGCGGACAGGTAATGGACATTCTCTACGACGGCAAGGAGGGATCCAAAAATATTCTCAATTATATCCACCTCCATAAAACCGGCGCGCTCATGCGATCCGCCGTACGTATAGGCGCCATTGCGGGCGGAGCAAAAGCCCGGGAGTTCAAGAACCTCACTAGATACGGAGAGTGTATTGGCCTTGCATTTCAGGTCATGGACGATATCCTCGATGCAGAGGGCGACGAAGAGATCGTGGGCAAAAGACTGAAGAAGGATAACAACAAACAGACCTACATCAAGCATTATGGCATCCTTGCTTCCAAGTATAAATTGGAACAGCTTGTGGACGAGGCGGTGAAATCGGTATCCTTTCTGGGAGAAAAAGCCCTGATCCTCAAAGAAATTGCGGAGTTCGTCGGCAATAGGGTTGCTTGA
- a CDS encoding DUF4416 family protein → MGIAKKPEPVKLFAGILFKSREDLESALSKLEDAFGSIEEKTPVTLFCYTRYYDKEMGENLMRAFVLFETLVDRELLPEIKLKSNEVEQSFALEGRRSVNIDPGYIALEHVILATTKGYSHRVYLGRGIYADLTLRYHEGTYKALEWTYPDYRATETITMFNGWRDRYRKGLRC, encoded by the coding sequence ATGGGAATTGCAAAAAAACCTGAGCCGGTAAAACTTTTTGCGGGCATACTCTTTAAGAGCCGTGAGGACCTTGAGAGCGCCTTAAGCAAATTGGAAGATGCCTTTGGATCTATCGAAGAGAAGACGCCGGTGACTCTTTTTTGCTACACGAGGTACTATGATAAGGAGATGGGCGAAAACCTCATGAGGGCCTTCGTTCTCTTCGAAACCCTCGTTGATAGGGAACTTCTCCCTGAGATTAAATTGAAATCAAACGAAGTGGAGCAGTCTTTTGCGCTTGAGGGCAGACGGTCCGTCAACATTGACCCTGGATACATTGCCCTGGAACATGTTATACTGGCCACGACGAAGGGATACAGTCACAGGGTATATCTCGGAAGAGGTATATATGCCGATCTCACCCTCAGGTATCACGAAGGCACCTACAAGGCCCTCGAATGGACTTATCCCGATTACAGAGCGACAGAGACGATCACCATGTTCAACGGGTGGAGGGACCGTTACAGGAAGGGGCTAAGATGCTAA